The following proteins are encoded in a genomic region of Arachis ipaensis cultivar K30076 chromosome B02, Araip1.1, whole genome shotgun sequence:
- the LOC107625270 gene encoding uncharacterized protein LOC107625270, translated as MDAASTLVSCRIDSFPRRRSLSHHHHSPSWSSKLRPLRLHSNRVFVVSAEAKQAITAQSTTINDSSSRSPPLSSAVNGSSSRFTPTGSTVNGGSTRIGDVSKEIKRMRAQMEEDEQLATLMRGLRGQNLKDSLFAADDVELRLVEVDESSEFLPLVYDPPSISAYWGKRPRAVATRIVQLLSVAGGFLSRIAWDVIKKKVKENEVARAIELREIVTSLGPAYIKLGQALSIRPDILSPVAMTELQKLCDKVPSFPDDIAMALIEEELGQPWQNIYSELSTSPIAAASLGQVYKGRLRENGDLVAVKVQRPFVLETVTIDLFIIRKLGLALRKFPQVSIDVVGLVDEWAARFFEELDYVNEGENGNRFAEMMRKDLPQVVIPRTYNKYTSRRVLTTEWIDGEKLSQSTESDVGELVNVGVICYLKQLLDTGFFHADPHPGNLIRTPDGKLAILDFGLVTKLTDDQKYGMIEAISHLIHRDYPAIVKDFVKLGFIPDGINLEPILPVLAKVFDQALEGGGAKNINFQELASDLAQITFDYPFRIPPYFALIIRAIGVLEGIALVGNSDFAIVDEAYPYIAQRLLTDESPRLRNALRYTIYGKSGVFDAERFIDVMQAFENFITAAKSGGGESLNGEMAELGVLTSQSQVLLPGFQSAIPQSQQPLQTRAALAFLLSDRGNFFREFLLDEIVKGIDALTREQLVRIISPLGFQNAAPVFSMVPTIGPFKTTALIPTITEEDEVILNNVQKVVEFLTAGSSLSRTSGQVLNVPQIIQDLLPVLPGISAKVLPEIVSRLSSRVLARLIRDSFL; from the exons ATGGACGCCGCATCGACGCTCGTCTCCTGCCGAATCGATTCCTTCCCTCGCCGTCGCTCACTCTCACACCACCACCATTCGCCATCATGGAGCAGTAAGCTCCGTCCGCTTCGCCTCCACTCCAACCGTGTTTTCGTCGTCTCCGCGGAGGCTAAACAGGCTATAACTGCTCAATCGACCACCATCAACGATTCGTCGTCCAGGTCTCCTCCGCTGAGCAGTGCAGTCAATGGTTCGTCATCTAGGTTTACTCCGACTGGCAGCACCGTCAATGGTGGATCAACG AGAATTGGAGATGTTTCAAAGGAGATAAAGCGAATGAGAGCACAAATGGAAGAAGACGAACAGTTAGCGACTCTGATGAGAGGCCTTCGTGGACAGAACCTGAAGGACTCATTGTTTGCTGCGGATGATGTTGAGCTACGTCTTGTTGAG GTGGATGAAAGTAGTGAGTTTTTGCCTTTAGTGTATGATCCCCCAAGTATTTCTGCATATTGGGGAAAACGTCCACGTGCTGTTGCTACGCGCATTGTGCAGTTACTTTCTGTTGCTGGAGGTTTCCTTTCGCGCATTGCTTGGGATGTGATTAAGAAGAAGGTTAAGGAG AACGAAGTTGCTAGAGCAATTGAATTGCGTGAAATTGTTACATCTTTGGGTCCAGCGTACATAAAACTTGGGCAAGCATTGAGCATTAGACCTGATATACTATCACCTGTAGCAATGACAGAACTGCAGAAACTTTGTGATAAA GTTCCTTCATTTCCAGATGATATAGCTATGGCTCTAATTGAGGAGGAGCTTGGTCAACCATGGCAAAATATCTATTCTGAACTATCAACATCTCCCATTGCTGCTG CTTCTCTTGGACAGGTATATAAGGGCCGCCTAAGGGAAAACGGGGACTTGGTGGCTGTTAAAGTACAAAGACCTTTTGTTCTTGAGACAGTCACAATTGACTTATTCATTATTAGGAAGCTAGGTTTGGCTCTTCGAAAGTTTCCACAG GTCTCAATAGACGTCGTTGGGTTGGTTGATGAGTGGGCTGCTCGATTCTTTGAAGAGCTAGACTATGTGAATGAAGGTGAAAATGGAAATCGTTTTGCTGAAATGATGAGGAAAGACCTACCACAG GTTGTGATACCAAGAACCTACAATAAATATACATCAAGGAGGGTTCTTACTACAGAGTGGATTGACGGAGAGAAGTTGTCACAAAGCACGGAAAGCGATGTTGGAGAGCTAGTTAATGTTGGAGTCATCTGTTATCTAAAGCAG ctGCTTGATACTGGATTTTTTCATGCTGATCCACACCCGGGAAATTTGATCCGCACTCCAGATGGAAAGCTCGCTATACTTGACTTTG GGCTTGTTACAAAATTGACTGATGATCAAAAGTATGGAATGATTGAAGCAATTTCTCATCTCATCCATCGGGATTACCCAGCTATAGTTAAAGACTTTGTTAAACTCGGTTTCATTCCTGATGGCATCAATTTAGAGCCAATCTTGCCAGTTTTAGCCAAGGTCTTCGATCAGGCCTTAGAAGGTGGAGGAGCAAAGAACATCAATTTTCAAGAGCTTGCATCAGATTTGGCTCAGATTACCTTTGATTATCCATTTAGGATACCCCCATACTTTGCCCTGATAATTAGGGCTATTGGGGTGCTAGAGGGGATTGCCTTAGTAGGAAATTCGGATTTTGCCATTGTTGATGAGGCCTACCCTTATATTGCTCAG AGGCTCCTTACGGATGAATCCCCTCGGCTAAGGAATGCTTTACGTTACACTATATATGGTAAATCTGGAGTTTTTGATGCTGAAAGATTTATTGATGTCATGCAAGCCTTTGAGAATTTTATTACTGCTGCCAAAAGTGGAGGTGGAGAGAGTCTGAATGGGGAAATGGCTGAACTTGGGGTGCTTACTAGTCAATCACAGGTTCTATTGCCCGGTTTCCAGTCTGCAATTCCTCAATCACAGCAGCCACTGCAAACAAGGGCAGCTTTGGCCTTTTTGCTGTCTGATAGGGGAAACTTTTTCCGAGAATTTCTTCTGGATGAG ATTGTCAAAGGCATTGATGCACTTACAAGAGAACAACTCGTAAGAATAATATCCCCACTCGGATTTCAGAATGCGGCCCCGGTTTTCAGTATGGTACCTACTATTGGACCCTTTAAGACGACAGCACTTATACCCACCATAACCGAAGAGGATGAAGTCATACTGAATAATGTCCAGAAAGTGGTGGAGTTCTTGACTGCTGGAAGCTCACTATCAAGGACGTCTGGTCAG GTACTCAATGTCCCTCAGATTATCCAAGACCTGCTCCCTGTGTTGCCCGGCATCTCGGCTAAAGTGCTTCCTGAAATTGTTAGCAGATTATCTTCTCGGGTATTAGCACGATTGATACGTGATTCCTTTTTGTAA